The Burkholderia ubonensis genome has a window encoding:
- a CDS encoding alpha-ketoglutarate-dependent dioxygenase AlkB family protein — MSTPDLFADTPAPEVDWYPDWLAPADADRALAALTGEVAWRQDAIRTPRGLVPLPRLTAWQGEPDAVYVYSGIRNVPAPWTPAVLELKRAVEAACGARFNSVLLNRYRNGQDSMGWHADNEPELGDAPVIASVSLGAMRVFDLRHRATGVTHAYRLTHGSLLVMRGRTQAEWQHRVPKAPSVQGERVNLTFRFVTPTAQ; from the coding sequence ATGTCGACGCCCGATCTTTTCGCCGATACGCCGGCTCCCGAGGTGGACTGGTACCCGGACTGGCTCGCGCCGGCCGACGCCGATCGCGCGCTGGCCGCGCTGACCGGCGAGGTCGCGTGGCGCCAGGATGCGATCCGCACGCCGCGCGGCCTCGTCCCGCTGCCGCGCCTCACCGCGTGGCAGGGCGAGCCGGACGCGGTCTACGTGTATTCGGGCATCCGCAACGTGCCTGCGCCGTGGACGCCGGCCGTGCTCGAGCTGAAGCGCGCGGTCGAGGCGGCGTGCGGCGCGCGCTTCAACAGCGTGCTGCTGAACCGCTATCGCAACGGGCAGGACAGCATGGGCTGGCACGCGGACAACGAGCCCGAACTCGGCGATGCGCCCGTGATCGCGTCGGTGAGCCTCGGCGCGATGCGCGTGTTCGACCTGCGGCACCGCGCGACCGGCGTCACGCATGCATACCGGCTGACGCACGGCAGCCTGCTCGTGATGCGCGGGCGGACCCAGGCCGAGTGGCAGCATCGCGTGCCGAAGGCGCCGTCCGTGCAGGGCGAGCGGGTCAACCTGACGTTCCGGTTCGTGACGCCGACCGCGCAGTAG
- a CDS encoding metallophosphoesterase, with product MRSFLVRFIAIGLLFHLYVGMRIIPDAFASTTARVVAALVLASFCVLIPVGMFARRFDEGWAATLFGWAGAIAMGFFSSLLALTFVRDLMLLGVVAWRQFVHPGAWSDAASATALAVLAAAVLVSAIGFVGARRTAAVKRVSIPVQGLPAALDGLKIVQLSDIHVGPTIKRAYVERIVGAVNALDADIVAVTGDVVDGSVERLREHTAPLGRMKSRHGSFLVTGNHEYYAGAHAWIAEFRRIGLTVLLNEHVVVEHDGARAVVAGVTDFTAGGFDPAHRSDPEQALAGAPPDVATRILLAHQPRSAQAASRAGFTVQLSGHTHGGQFLPWPPFVRLQQPVIAGLRKFGDLWVYTSRGTGYWGPPNRFGVPSEITLIRLTRGS from the coding sequence ATGCGAAGTTTCCTTGTCCGGTTCATTGCGATCGGCCTGCTGTTCCATCTGTACGTCGGGATGCGGATCATTCCCGACGCGTTCGCGTCGACCACCGCGCGCGTCGTCGCGGCGCTCGTGCTCGCGAGCTTCTGCGTGCTGATTCCGGTCGGGATGTTCGCGCGGCGCTTCGACGAAGGCTGGGCGGCGACGCTGTTCGGCTGGGCCGGCGCGATCGCGATGGGATTCTTCTCGTCGCTGCTCGCGCTGACGTTCGTGCGCGACCTGATGCTGCTCGGCGTGGTCGCCTGGCGGCAATTCGTGCATCCCGGCGCGTGGAGCGATGCGGCGTCCGCTACGGCGCTCGCAGTGTTGGCAGCCGCGGTACTGGTCAGCGCGATCGGTTTCGTGGGCGCGCGGCGCACCGCGGCGGTCAAGCGCGTGTCGATTCCGGTGCAGGGCCTGCCCGCCGCGCTCGACGGCCTGAAGATCGTGCAGCTGTCGGATATCCACGTCGGGCCGACCATCAAGCGCGCGTATGTCGAGCGCATCGTCGGCGCGGTCAATGCGCTCGATGCCGACATCGTCGCGGTCACGGGCGACGTGGTCGACGGCTCCGTCGAGCGGCTGCGCGAGCACACAGCGCCGCTCGGGCGCATGAAATCCCGGCACGGCAGCTTCCTGGTGACGGGCAATCACGAGTACTACGCCGGCGCGCATGCGTGGATCGCGGAGTTCCGGCGCATCGGCCTGACGGTGTTGCTGAACGAGCACGTGGTGGTCGAGCACGACGGCGCGCGCGCGGTGGTCGCGGGCGTCACCGACTTTACGGCGGGCGGCTTCGATCCCGCGCATCGCAGCGATCCCGAACAGGCGCTCGCGGGCGCGCCGCCCGACGTCGCCACCAGGATCCTGCTCGCGCACCAGCCGCGCAGCGCGCAAGCGGCGAGCCGCGCCGGTTTCACCGTGCAGTTGTCCGGCCATACGCACGGCGGGCAGTTCCTGCCGTGGCCGCCGTTCGTGCGGCTGCAGCAGCCGGTCATCGCCGGCTTGCGGAAATTCGGCGATCTGTGGGTTTATACGAGCCGGGGAACCGGCTACTGGGGGCCGCCGAACCGGTTCGGCGTGCCGTCCGAGATCACGCTGATCCGTCTGACGCGCGGGAGCTAG
- a CDS encoding MgtC/SapB family protein has translation MTLDFALRLLTAFACGVAIGLERQMRQRTAGLRTITLVASGACLFVTLGVLTGNGVAGVTQIAAYVVSGVGFLGGGVIMRDKGSIQGINTAATLWCSAAVGVLSGSGHYVPALAGTGVVLLTNTVLRGVSQAINATPVSNADLVREYQITVICLAADEVHIRTLLSNSMYAKPLSFQSLTSEDVPDQPDRLKVTATLKLHPKDQQKLEQIASRMSMEKSISSVSWTAKEAEPLME, from the coding sequence ATGACGCTCGATTTCGCACTTCGTCTTCTCACCGCGTTCGCCTGTGGCGTCGCGATCGGCCTCGAACGCCAGATGCGCCAGCGCACCGCGGGCCTGCGCACGATCACGCTGGTCGCGAGCGGCGCCTGCCTGTTCGTGACGCTCGGCGTGCTGACCGGCAACGGCGTCGCGGGCGTCACGCAGATCGCCGCATACGTCGTGTCGGGCGTCGGCTTCCTCGGCGGCGGCGTGATCATGCGCGACAAGGGCTCGATCCAGGGCATCAACACGGCCGCGACGCTGTGGTGCTCGGCCGCCGTCGGCGTGCTGTCGGGCTCCGGCCATTACGTGCCCGCGCTGGCCGGCACGGGCGTCGTGCTGCTCACCAACACGGTGCTGCGCGGCGTCAGCCAGGCGATCAATGCGACGCCCGTGTCGAACGCCGATCTCGTGCGCGAATACCAGATCACCGTGATCTGCCTCGCGGCGGACGAGGTGCACATCCGCACGCTGCTGTCGAATTCGATGTACGCGAAACCGCTGTCGTTCCAGAGCCTGACGAGCGAGGACGTGCCCGACCAGCCGGACCGGCTGAAGGTCACCGCGACGTTGAAGCTGCATCCGAAGGATCAGCAGAAGCTCGAGCAGATCGCGAGCCGGATGAGCATGGAGAAGAGCATCTCCAGCGTGAGCTGGACCGCGAAGGAAGCGGAACCGCTGATGGAGTGA
- a CDS encoding autoinducer binding domain-containing protein, whose protein sequence is MELRWQDAYHQFSAAEDEQQLFQRIAAYSKRLGFEYCCYGIRVPLPVSKPAVAIFDTYPDGWMAHYQEQNYIDIDSTVRDGALSTNLIVWPDADKAGASPLWADARASGLAVGVAQSSWAARGAFGLLSIARHADRLTPAEINMLTLQTNWLANLSHSLMSGFMVPKLAPEANVVLTAREREVLCWTAEGKTACEIGQILNISERTVNFHVNNILEKLGATNKVQAVVKAISAGLIDTP, encoded by the coding sequence ATGGAACTGCGTTGGCAGGATGCCTACCATCAATTCAGCGCCGCTGAAGATGAGCAGCAACTCTTCCAGCGGATCGCCGCGTATTCGAAGCGCCTGGGCTTCGAGTATTGCTGTTACGGGATTCGGGTGCCGCTGCCGGTGTCGAAGCCGGCCGTCGCGATCTTCGACACCTATCCGGACGGCTGGATGGCGCACTACCAGGAGCAGAACTACATCGACATCGATTCGACGGTTCGCGACGGCGCGCTCAGCACCAACCTGATCGTGTGGCCGGACGCCGACAAGGCCGGCGCGTCGCCGCTGTGGGCGGATGCGCGCGCATCCGGCCTCGCCGTCGGCGTCGCGCAGTCGAGCTGGGCGGCGCGCGGCGCGTTCGGCCTGTTGAGCATCGCGCGCCATGCCGACCGGCTCACGCCCGCCGAAATCAACATGCTGACGCTGCAGACCAACTGGCTCGCGAACCTGTCGCATTCGCTGATGAGCGGCTTCATGGTGCCGAAGCTGGCGCCGGAGGCGAACGTCGTGCTGACCGCGCGCGAGCGCGAAGTGCTGTGCTGGACGGCCGAAGGCAAGACCGCGTGCGAGATCGGCCAGATCCTCAACATCTCCGAGCGGACGGTCAACTTCCACGTCAACAACATCCTCGAGAAGCTCGGCGCGACCAACAAGGTGCAGGCGGTCGTCAAGGCGATCTCGGCCGGGCTGATCGATACGCCCTGA
- a CDS encoding DUF4902 domain-containing protein, whose translation MTSPLLQPIHGPSPDGYVRLSESALAELALDHVASGLDASLLDELREGGIDARLAGYTEWHRPASVGVAYLTLGWDWYLERASGAFVIAGGDVRSNVMAVDATGADIGMFRTAAALATRLTDLDWAAAVAASVLGRNDAYHAGPTLQ comes from the coding sequence ATGACTTCACCTTTGCTGCAACCCATCCATGGTCCGTCCCCGGACGGTTACGTGCGTCTTTCCGAAAGCGCGCTGGCCGAGCTTGCGCTCGATCATGTCGCGAGCGGTCTCGATGCCTCGCTGCTCGACGAATTGCGCGAAGGCGGCATCGACGCGCGCCTGGCCGGCTATACCGAATGGCACCGCCCGGCGAGCGTCGGTGTCGCATACCTGACGCTCGGCTGGGACTGGTATCTCGAGCGCGCATCAGGCGCGTTCGTGATCGCCGGCGGCGACGTTCGCAGCAACGTGATGGCCGTCGACGCCACCGGCGCCGACATCGGCATGTTCCGCACCGCCGCCGCGCTCGCCACCCGGCTCACGGATCTCGACTGGGCCGCCGCGGTCGCTGCATCGGTACTGGGTCGCAACGACGCCTATCATGCCGGTCCCACGCTCCAGTGA
- a CDS encoding acyl-homoserine-lactone synthase, whose translation MRTFVHEEGRLPHELAADIGRYRRRIFIEQLGWALPSANERFEHDQFDRDDTVYVFARDAAGDVCGCARLLPTTRPYLLESLFADLIAEDVALPQSAAVWELSRFAATGDEGGAGNADWAVRPMLAAVVECAAQLGARQLIGVTFASMERLFRRIGVHAHRAGPPKMIDGRMVVACWIDIDPQTFAALGIVPGSGARQAIAA comes from the coding sequence ATGCGGACCTTCGTTCACGAGGAAGGGCGGTTGCCACACGAACTTGCAGCGGATATCGGCCGCTACCGGCGCCGTATATTCATCGAGCAACTCGGCTGGGCACTTCCGTCTGCAAACGAGCGTTTCGAGCATGATCAGTTTGATCGTGACGATACCGTCTACGTGTTCGCGAGGGACGCTGCTGGCGACGTGTGCGGCTGTGCGCGCCTGTTGCCGACCACGCGTCCGTATCTGCTGGAGTCGCTGTTCGCCGATCTCATCGCCGAAGACGTCGCCCTGCCGCAATCGGCGGCCGTCTGGGAGCTGTCGCGGTTCGCGGCCACCGGCGACGAAGGCGGCGCGGGCAATGCCGACTGGGCGGTGCGTCCGATGCTGGCCGCGGTCGTCGAGTGCGCGGCGCAGCTCGGCGCGCGGCAGCTGATCGGCGTGACGTTCGCCAGCATGGAGCGCCTGTTCCGCCGCATCGGCGTGCATGCGCACCGGGCCGGCCCGCCGAAGATGATCGACGGCCGGATGGTGGTCGCGTGCTGGATCGATATCGATCCGCAAACGTTTGCAGCGCTTGGAATCGTCCCGGGAAGCGGCGCCCGGCAAGCCATCGCCGCCTGA
- a CDS encoding ankyrin repeat domain-containing protein, whose translation MRYKKAITAGAIAALVGVTSPLWWPIQAQGTNITGFKRYAPEHFFSGQQLTLAQAIHDGDLGRVQQLAPKTDLNAPGAKNTTLLSYAVQEIVPVKNDASNPRYQIISVLVKSGADPKAPVGSSGGSVVDVALRADTPNLLRVLLNSGLDPNWLYNGDTPMIFAVAENRLLPQLKLLVEHKANVNARDSLGKTALFEATMIQQWDVVDYLLAHGADPKTASQLGVSYGWVLQNELKNHTTADSSARTRIEGIRRKIVAAGAPWPPLDPKAQRAAMRARGEKVVTPAGQTD comes from the coding sequence ATGCGATACAAGAAAGCGATAACCGCCGGCGCGATTGCCGCACTCGTTGGAGTGACCTCACCGCTCTGGTGGCCCATTCAAGCCCAAGGGACGAACATAACCGGCTTCAAACGTTACGCACCGGAACATTTCTTTTCGGGGCAGCAACTCACGTTGGCTCAGGCCATTCATGACGGCGATCTCGGCCGGGTTCAGCAACTCGCGCCGAAGACCGATCTGAATGCGCCCGGCGCGAAGAACACGACGCTGCTGTCGTACGCAGTGCAGGAAATCGTTCCGGTCAAGAACGATGCGTCTAATCCGCGGTATCAGATCATTTCGGTGCTCGTGAAGAGCGGTGCGGATCCGAAGGCCCCGGTTGGCAGCAGCGGTGGATCGGTGGTCGATGTCGCATTGCGGGCCGATACGCCCAACCTTCTGCGCGTGTTGTTGAACAGCGGACTCGATCCCAATTGGCTGTACAACGGCGACACGCCGATGATCTTCGCGGTTGCAGAGAACCGGCTGCTGCCCCAGCTGAAGCTGCTGGTCGAGCACAAGGCGAACGTGAATGCGCGCGACTCGCTCGGAAAGACAGCACTCTTCGAGGCGACGATGATTCAGCAGTGGGACGTCGTCGACTACCTGCTCGCGCACGGCGCCGATCCGAAGACTGCCAGCCAGCTCGGGGTGTCGTACGGGTGGGTGCTGCAGAACGAATTGAAGAACCATACGACCGCGGATTCGTCGGCGCGTACGCGTATCGAGGGGATTCGTCGCAAGATCGTCGCGGCCGGCGCGCCGTGGCCGCCGCTCGATCCGAAGGCGCAACGCGCAGCGATGCGCGCTCGCGGCGAGAAGGTCGTGACGCCGGCAGGCCAGACGGATTGA
- a CDS encoding VgrG protein — MNPETVAQYGGTVQSTNITAYRVDGGILTGLQEGRLGPIGDGTAQLMPKAVGTPVTLDGQSITTVGRHLMGDVTNGINQQVATDQFGLVSQMNSSH; from the coding sequence ATGAATCCTGAAACGGTGGCGCAGTACGGCGGGACGGTTCAATCGACCAACATCACGGCCTATCGCGTCGACGGTGGCATATTGACCGGGCTTCAGGAAGGGCGGCTCGGACCGATCGGTGACGGTACTGCGCAGCTCATGCCGAAAGCGGTCGGTACTCCCGTCACGCTCGATGGTCAGAGCATCACGACTGTTGGCCGTCACTTGATGGGTGACGTGACGAACGGGATCAACCAGCAGGTCGCGACGGATCAGTTCGGCCTGGTTTCACAGATGAACTCATCTCACTGA
- a CDS encoding acyltransferase family protein has product MKLSRIPELDLLRFVAALAVVFFHFAFRGHAADDLTIMHYPPLEPISRYGFLGVHLFFMISGFVILMTAGDASIKKFIASRAARLLPAFWVCCTVTFFVTLAVGGNRFTATWPQYIVNMLTLGGGFGADPIDGAYWSLGAELRFYRLVAILIIVGQIGRSERWLFVWLIGTVLVEIFPFIKLKTFLVTDYAGFFIAGAACFLIRAHGLSRSRVVLLCASWALSLYHEFQLLPSFSEHFRLDLSPVVIGIVMTSFFVVLLGLALRRTPILHGSRWAWFGAVSYPLYLIHQNVGYMLFNLTDATANSDVLFWSVIAAAIAFALMVHVAVEKPLARPLRSGIVLGLDALRNWALTAQRSRMRQ; this is encoded by the coding sequence GTGAAGCTTTCTCGAATTCCCGAACTTGACCTGCTTCGGTTCGTCGCCGCACTTGCCGTAGTGTTTTTTCACTTTGCATTTCGGGGCCATGCAGCCGACGACCTGACCATCATGCATTATCCGCCGCTGGAGCCGATTTCTCGGTACGGTTTCCTCGGCGTGCATCTGTTTTTCATGATCAGCGGGTTCGTAATCCTCATGACGGCCGGCGATGCGAGCATCAAAAAATTCATTGCGTCCCGTGCGGCTCGTCTGCTGCCGGCGTTTTGGGTTTGTTGCACGGTCACTTTCTTCGTGACGCTCGCAGTTGGCGGGAACAGGTTTACGGCGACATGGCCCCAATACATCGTCAACATGCTGACGCTCGGCGGCGGGTTTGGGGCCGATCCGATCGACGGCGCATATTGGTCGCTCGGTGCAGAACTGCGGTTCTACAGATTGGTCGCGATTCTGATCATCGTCGGCCAAATTGGCCGTTCAGAGCGATGGCTCTTTGTATGGTTGATCGGCACGGTGCTCGTGGAGATATTCCCGTTCATCAAGCTCAAGACTTTCCTGGTGACGGATTACGCTGGCTTCTTCATCGCTGGCGCGGCGTGCTTTCTCATTCGGGCGCACGGGCTATCGCGCTCACGCGTCGTGCTGCTGTGTGCCTCGTGGGCACTATCGCTGTATCACGAATTCCAGTTGCTGCCATCCTTTAGCGAACACTTTCGATTGGACCTGAGCCCGGTGGTCATCGGTATCGTGATGACGTCTTTTTTCGTGGTACTGCTCGGGCTCGCGCTTCGTCGAACGCCGATCCTTCACGGTTCGCGATGGGCCTGGTTCGGTGCAGTTAGCTATCCGCTTTACCTGATTCATCAGAACGTCGGTTACATGCTATTCAACTTGACCGACGCAACGGCGAATAGCGACGTGCTGTTTTGGAGCGTTATCGCGGCGGCCATCGCGTTTGCATTGATGGTGCATGTAGCCGTCGAGAAACCGCTCGCACGGCCGCTGAGGAGCGGAATCGTGCTTGGGCTTGATGCGCTTCGCAACTGGGCTTTAACTGCGCAACGGAGCCGAATGCGCCAGTAA
- the ribA gene encoding GTP cyclohydrolase II, with amino-acid sequence MMSSRPQSPTQGNGRADECVALVATALLPTRYGTFTSYAFRVSGSDAEHLALVMGDVAGEQSVLTRLHSECLTGDVFGSYRCDCGEQLDLALRYIAAEDRGVLLYLRGHEGRGIGLSNKIRAYALQEQGRDTVEANLDLGLPDDAREYDSAAAILRILGVTSVRLMSNNPKKFDTLVKHGIPVCERVALAVPVREENERYIRTKQAKFGHYFEENE; translated from the coding sequence ATGATGTCTTCGCGTCCCCAATCGCCCACGCAGGGCAATGGCCGGGCCGACGAGTGCGTGGCGCTCGTCGCAACCGCGTTGCTGCCCACGCGCTACGGCACGTTCACGTCGTATGCCTTCCGCGTCTCGGGTAGCGACGCCGAACACCTTGCGCTCGTCATGGGCGACGTCGCCGGCGAGCAGTCCGTGCTGACGCGGCTGCATTCCGAATGCCTGACCGGCGACGTGTTCGGCTCGTATCGCTGCGACTGCGGCGAGCAGCTCGATCTCGCGTTGCGCTATATCGCCGCGGAAGACCGCGGCGTGCTGCTGTACCTGCGCGGCCACGAAGGGCGCGGCATCGGCCTGAGCAACAAGATCCGCGCGTATGCGCTGCAGGAGCAGGGGCGGGATACCGTCGAAGCGAATCTCGACCTCGGCCTGCCCGACGACGCGCGCGAATACGATTCCGCAGCCGCGATCCTGCGCATCCTCGGCGTGACGTCGGTGCGCCTGATGAGCAACAATCCGAAGAAATTCGACACGCTCGTGAAACACGGCATCCCCGTGTGCGAGCGAGTCGCGCTGGCAGTGCCGGTGCGCGAGGAAAACGAGCGCTATATCCGCACCAAGCAGGCCAAGTTTGGCCATTACTTCGAGGAAAACGAGTAA
- a CDS encoding CBS domain-containing protein, with product MSTTVAQILKAKPESGRTIYTVRKTDLVYDAIKLMAEKGIGALLVMDGDDISGIVTERDYARKIVLQDRSSKATRVEEIMTSKVRYVEPSQSSDECMALMTEHRMRHLPVLDDGKLIGLISIGDLVKSVIADQQFTISQLEHYIHGTPAVTSV from the coding sequence ATGAGCACGACTGTCGCGCAGATTCTCAAGGCCAAGCCGGAATCCGGCCGCACCATCTACACCGTCAGGAAAACCGACCTCGTCTACGACGCCATCAAGCTGATGGCCGAGAAGGGCATCGGCGCGCTGCTGGTCATGGATGGCGACGACATATCCGGCATCGTCACCGAGCGCGACTACGCGCGCAAGATCGTGCTGCAGGACCGTTCGTCGAAGGCCACGCGCGTCGAGGAGATCATGACCTCGAAGGTCCGCTACGTCGAACCCTCGCAATCCAGCGACGAATGCATGGCGCTGATGACCGAGCACCGGATGCGCCACCTGCCTGTCCTCGACGACGGCAAGCTGATCGGCCTCATCTCGATCGGCGACCTCGTCAAGAGCGTGATTGCCGACCAGCAGTTCACGATCAGCCAGCTCGAGCACTACATTCACGGAACCCCGGCCGTCACGTCCGTCTGA
- a CDS encoding DUF4148 domain-containing protein has translation MKSIIYAAIAASVLAAPIASFAQSEQGLTRAQVRAELVQLEQNGYKALASDAQYPQNIQAAEQRVQPSQPMLAHADTSGYGAVATGAGQSGRRSTHEAPNPVNSVYFGN, from the coding sequence ATGAAGTCGATCATCTACGCAGCGATCGCTGCATCCGTTCTTGCCGCGCCGATTGCCTCGTTTGCACAGTCCGAGCAGGGCTTGACCCGTGCACAGGTTCGCGCCGAACTCGTGCAACTCGAGCAGAACGGCTACAAGGCGCTCGCGAGCGACGCGCAATACCCGCAGAACATCCAGGCCGCCGAGCAGCGTGTCCAGCCGAGTCAGCCGATGCTCGCGCATGCCGATACGAGCGGCTACGGCGCCGTGGCGACCGGCGCCGGCCAGTCGGGCCGTCGTAGCACGCATGAAGCGCCGAATCCGGTGAACTCCGTCTACTTCGGCAACTGA
- a CDS encoding GreA/GreB family elongation factor translates to MKQRLYQLTELDVARLEKHAEHNPRFQAMLDALLERADIVQPDAIKANVVTMNSQITLLDETNHEKTTWTIVYPEEANLEQGRLNVFSPVGMALLGTQRGQLVKVMQPSGTEKLMKVAEIVFQPEANGEYTR, encoded by the coding sequence ATGAAACAACGCCTTTATCAGCTGACCGAACTCGACGTCGCTCGCCTCGAGAAACATGCCGAACACAACCCGCGCTTCCAGGCGATGCTCGACGCATTGCTCGAACGCGCCGATATCGTCCAGCCCGACGCCATCAAGGCGAACGTCGTCACGATGAACTCGCAGATCACGCTGCTCGACGAGACGAACCACGAGAAGACGACCTGGACGATCGTCTATCCGGAGGAAGCCAATCTCGAGCAAGGACGCCTGAACGTCTTTTCGCCGGTCGGCATGGCACTGCTGGGCACGCAGCGCGGCCAGTTGGTGAAGGTGATGCAGCCGAGCGGCACGGAAAAGCTGATGAAGGTCGCGGAAATCGTGTTCCAGCCGGAGGCCAACGGCGAATACACGCGCTGA
- a CDS encoding YXWGXW repeat-containing protein, with product MNRRSLLRAIGLTAAVAGIGGWLPGASAQPAPPGYRPPPRPGPDHGPGGRPYADRPRFAPPAPRRDRRPPPPQPHGYVWTDGYWRWQRGQYIWVSGRWVARRPGHRWVPGYWRRQGPGWVYVEGGWR from the coding sequence ATGAATCGACGCTCGTTGTTGCGCGCCATCGGACTGACCGCGGCCGTGGCCGGCATCGGCGGCTGGCTGCCTGGCGCATCGGCGCAACCCGCGCCGCCCGGCTATCGCCCTCCGCCCCGGCCCGGCCCCGATCACGGGCCCGGCGGCCGGCCTTACGCCGATCGCCCGCGCTTCGCGCCGCCGGCGCCGCGACGCGATCGCCGGCCGCCGCCGCCTCAGCCGCATGGCTACGTCTGGACCGACGGGTATTGGCGCTGGCAGCGCGGCCAATACATCTGGGTGTCGGGACGCTGGGTCGCGCGCCGCCCGGGACATCGCTGGGTGCCTGGCTATTGGAGACGCCAGGGGCCGGGCTGGGTCTACGTCGAAGGTGGCTGGCGATAG